The Ziziphus jujuba cultivar Dongzao chromosome 3, ASM3175591v1 region ATGCCATGTAATAGTTTAATTAGTTTCCATTAAGGACCAGTTTGGTAAGTATAAAAGTTGGGAGAGAAATTGATTTTCGGGATTTAATTTTCTAGAATTTAGTTTTCTGAGAATtagttttttcttattatatttggTGAGTAATAGAAAAGTAAGgatttttaagtaattaaatttaatattttatagtaaattagggcaaatatgtattttaaaaaaaattcaaaactattttttccTGATATTCTCAAAATGATACCATAATAGATGGGAATgactttttcatatatttttttatattggtggaaatttaatttggatcTATACTTTTTCATCTCAcaataaatattcaaacaaaaaaaaattatcgtttTCCCAATGGAATTAAATTTTCAcctttttagtattaaaaaacaataaaaaaatttaaattaatattaccaTATATGATTTGCTGATCCAACTTTAGGGTATATGTAAATAAGTTAGGATGCAATGCAAATGACCAATTAATCCTGATTAATTTGCAtactttataaaatcaaaatatcttaACCAGATTAGGAttgatatgtgtatatatatatatatatatattttttttttctatattatataaatcaAGGATATATTAGAagagttaattttttataaacacAATAGACATGTTAatgaaaaactataaaatatattaacggATATAATTTATCCAAACTTCATCGATAGTTTTTAATAGTAgtacataattaatattaataattaccaATAGACAAACAAATCTATATATGATTTCGGATAGatgaaaataaatcatttaattcaCTAAAAAACGGCTACAACATATCAAAGGGTTCATATATTGCTAGTTATTTTCAGTCATATTGGTCATTTCCAGACGTTGTTTGAGTTAGACAGCAGAACCACAAGACTAATGTTTTAATTACACACTTAATTAaacatatgcatttttttttccaaaaaaaaaaaaagaaaaaaaagaaaaaatttaaacatatccCTTTAGCATATGTGACATATAACAATAAGactaaaaaaaatcatcaatacaATTACTTTTTTATCATCTTCATAATATTTACCATTTTTACATGCACAACTAGTGAGTCCGTAATAGAGATTTTGTCCGCGTGATTgtcatttagatttttttttttttttccatatattgttTTATGGATTTTCCTATGAGATATTCAAATCTGGTGTTTTACTATTAGGAACTATGATATATTTTTGTCATATCTAGGaacaaatacaaattaaaaattgaatttgtcaaagataattttctaattttctttacttttatagTTCTATAAGTTTATAcatctcaatttttatttatatgatatagGATCTGAGACTGAACACTTGATAGGAAGCGCGAGACATAGCACTGCATACTTTGGATTATGCACTAATCAAATTTGTTCTCGAAAATGCATTGGAGGGGATAAAGCGGATGATGGTTATTGCCATTTAGGGTTCGATTGCTATTTCATATTTCTGAAATTAAATGCTGAGAATCAAAGATTGCTGGTGTGGTTTGATAACTTGTCGTTTTTTAAACTTAATTGTGTGTAATTTTTGTTTGTGAATATTTCACCTACAAACATTAAATTAATGTTTGaggtaaatacaaaaatatcatttaggTTTCGAATaaaacattatattatattctttGGAATGGTCTAATTTACCTTTATACCCTTACtaaagttaaattatttttaaattctttagtttttttttttttgcataattaattttaaaattttaaagttttttcctttatttctaattaaattagttgataattttttattctttttttaaaaattatatgataattataatttcataatttttttaagtaacATATTTGAAAAATACATTTAGTTTGAATACAACTGaaaaattctaatatatttagttaaatgtatttgataaattataatatattttgttaaatatttttgataaattataatacatttaattaaatatattgacAAATTATCACTAAGTTGAAAAAGCATATATGAttaaaattattacataatttcttttctaaaaaggaaaaaaaccaaaaaactataaaatagtttaaatacaaatatttaaaatatatagattaaaaaaactttgaaattttcaaattaattttttcaaaattgtcaaaaaaataatttttgcaaaaagaaaatgaaaaacaaggTATTCAAAGGTAATTTAATTTTGCTAAGGTATAAGGATAATTTAGTTTGCCAACAGACAGTGTAGATAATTTATTAGAAACTTGAGGGATTGTTTTACATTTGTCCCAAACTTTAGACGATTTAAACGAAATATATCTTTTTGGTTTACCCTAAATATTTGTTATTCAGTGGTGATGCAtctaagaaaacaataaaattgaaaagacaatttaaaaaaataaacagcaaacGATATGTTTAGTATACTAGATTGTATTAGCCTGCAGTAGGAGTGGGCACAAATCAGTCTGAATAGATCAAACCGACCAAATCAAACTGGTTTTCCTCGATTTGGTTTATTAGATCTTTCACctataatcaattaaatttattttgggttATTTTTAACCCAAACCAGCACAAATCGAAcagaacatatatattatatatattttattataattaattatatttttagattatttatttaaatatattaataatattaaattcaaataatttaatattattgctttttttttttaagattatatGACAGAgttaatataatatcatatttattgcttttccttttttggttttaacaCATACTGCTTGTGGAAGACTTCATATATAGTTTGgttgatttttaataaataattgaatggGTATATGTTTTccattaaaaaggaaaaaaggtatGTGTTTTCTAAAagcttcaaaaattaattatctattAGGGGACACTAGATTCGAAAGAACACTAATCTTGTCATATTgctattaaaatatttgaaaagatattaaaattttttgggcTATACAATGGTGTAAAACCTTCTAGGTACAACAAAGGGGTGTATTTCAATAAAACTTGAATTATCTgtataacatataaaaaaagaaaagtttgcaCCATATGTCATCTTTATATTCTTTCAATTTCCCTCTAAAACCATTCACAAAAAaaacatcttttttattttattttatttatgatcccattaaaatattaattaatatcaaatggagcaattatttaaaaatataaaagtttttacattttattgattgtatttaaaaatatatgttatattgttataatattatataattaattgaaagagtgaaattttttaccatttataaatgtattcaaaaatatataaaacctattattataaaataataataaatatacactattatttattaataataaataactataaatttattattataatattataaatataattaccatTGATGTGAAATGAACAGCAAGTTGATCAATTGAATATTACATATCTCGGaagtgaaagaataaaatatatatttttattattataatattttatatgacataaattatattagtatatatatatatatatatatatatatatggcttccttaatcaaatgtattttaaatatttttacatatacaaatgtgattataaaattatatatattatatatatatatatatattttttacttttatatactATACAAGTTGTTggtaacaatatatattaaatattaaaaattttgctataatgACTATTGACATACACATTAAATGTAGATCATAATCAAATTACATATgatgttgaaataaaatatatacaacactttataaattatacataatttaatGATGATATGTATTATAATATACAAGTCGATACATATAGCAgtgaaattgtatatatatatatatatatatttatatataaacctttttttaaatccaaattattgttaattaagttataataatcataatgataataataataacaaaaataataaataataattaaattatattataagtatttactatagaaaaattaattatttgtaaggaatcaaataatatatttgaatttcaatttaaattccataaatggaaaatattttataaatacatttgaatttgaattaaattatataaatacatttgaatttgaaattaaattccattgatggaaaaaaataattagtaaatattttttaatttgaattctataaataaattacttataaggtaaaaatatgtttatagtataaataataataataataataataaatataattaaattattttatgacgatttgatatagaaaaattaattatttgcaagaaatcaaataatacaattgaaattatatatatatatatattatacttttatatattatatagattgttcttaataatatatattatatattgaaaattttagtataaTGAATATTGACATGCATATTAAATATAGGTCATAagcaaattatatgtaatattaaataaaatatatacaacactccataaattatatataatttgatgctAACCTATATCATGATGTACAAGTCGACATATAGAGtagtaaaattgtatatatatatatatatatgcccctTTTCCAatccaaattatttttaattaagttataataatgataataatactactaataataacaataataataaataataattatattatattataaagatttaatatagaaaaattaattatttgcaaggaatcaaataatacatttgaattccatagatgaaaaatattatataaatatatttgaatttgaactaaatgatataaatgcattttaatttaaatttaaattctataaatggaaaaaaataaattggtaactattttttaatttgaatttcataaataaattaccttataaggtaaaaatatgtttataggataaataataataatcttaataaaagtaataaataatagttcaattaataataataaacataattaaattatattataaagatttaatATATGGAAATTGATTTGTTGCAATTTCCTTTTGGCATATTACACTGGTGTGACTATTTAGCTCAGCTTGATAGCCGAGGCTAACCCTCTTAGAGCATGTTCAGAAAGAATTCTAGAAAGTGATAGTGGAGGAATTAAATGATacatttgaaattatatattatatatatattatacttttatatattatatagattgttggtaataatatatattatatattgaaaattttgctaTAATGAATATTGATATGTACATTAAATGTAggtcataatcaaattatatgtaatattagaaaaaaatatatacaacactccataaattatatataatttgatattgatCTGTATCATAATGTATAagtcgatatatatatatagtagtgaaactctatatatatatatacatcttttttcaatccaaattattgttaattaagttataataataataataaataataattatattatattataaatatttaatataagaaaattaattatttgcaaggaatcaaacaatacatttgaatttgaatttgaatttgatagatggaaaatattatataaatacatttgaatttgaattaaattctataaatgaaaaaaaaataaattggtaaacattttttaatttgaattctataaataaattatcttattatGTAAAAGtatgtttataggataaataataataataataataataataataataataataataaaattatattacaaggatttaatataggaaaattaattagttgcaatgaatcaaataatacatttgaaaaaaattatatattatatatatgtatattatacttttatatattatatattttagaaaattatacgGTGCGGATGGTCAGCACTATGTCGTGACCTTCAAAAACTGTCGTCAATATAAACCGTCGTCAATAATGAAGTCCGCATGATAAAAACGTGCAGACGTTCGTATCATAAACGAACTCtatataaattctatttttatatattatatagattgttggtaataatatatatatatatatatattatattaaaaattttgctataatgAATATTGATATGCACATTAAATATAGGTCttacttaaattatatataatatggaaataaaatatatagaacactccataaattatatataatttgatgctGATTTGTATCATAATGTACAAGTTGACACATATAGTAATGAAACTATATGTATACCTCTTTGCAAATcccaattattattaattaagttataataatctaattaagttataataataataataataataaaaatatatcacaaatatttaatataggaaaattatttatttgcaaagaatcaaataatacattcgaattttaatctaaattctatagataaaaaataatatataaatacatttgaatttgatgtaaattatataaatatattggaatttgaatttgaaatctagagaaaataaaaataaatagataaacatttttaaatttgaattttataaataaattatcttataaggtaaaaatgtatttataggataataataataataacaaatataattaaattatattataaaaatttagtataggaaaattaattatttacaaggaatcaaataataaatttgaatttagatttgaatttgaatttcatatatggaaaatattatataaatacatttgaattcgaattaaattatataagtacttttgaatttgaatttaaattctatacatgaaaaaaattaaataagtatgaAAATGGTATGTGTATGGGAAAAATTAGATAGGTAAACacttttcaatttgaatttcataatttaatagtattatatatagcgGTCAAACTTTTAATTCTTGATAAGCTTTTAcgatatagattgaaaaaaaaaattaagattcaaACGTACTTTgtaacaataaaacttttaaataaattttcaaatatagatGGATAGGTTGATGAAAATCAACCATATGAATGCTAATAAAATGTAGTGGATATTCAAAGTTTGAGTTCCAAGATTTTGAAAAGTCCCAAACTTTGATGGAAAATCAGAAATTAACAgtgttaaaattgttttaatagatgaacattttttttttttaattttgttacatattattgttattatttatttcagtatatctaatttatatttattcttaatttactgttttagattattttaatttatttttttttataacaagtaatacatataatataatttaaagttttgtatgtaaatgtatatgtatatatgatatcatcaaaacttaaatattattatttaattattatttatgatattatatatatatattatatataaaaataagataattagtaaaaaaaattttcatatgtCATCATTAGATTTGaatctataattaattattatagattattgcTTTGGGTGGTTTTGTTTGTCTTTTGGATTTTGTTCCTTTTCATCCTTGCATTATGAACTTCTCTTACTTTAATAAATTTGTCCAATTTTGGCTTTCTTACTATAATAAATACCTCAGTTTTGGTTCATTCATCTGAACTATTGTGAGTTTGTCCAATTCTCTTACTTtaataattattcatttaaaaataaaaataactatttatgAGAACAGAAAATaggaaaatgaataataattactatttatacgtttggtaaaaatattgatttaaattcaaaatttagcttttacaaatatttttttttccaaaacatgttcaaatttgataaaaattaattaaaagttaaattttatatttatttatatacattttaatatgAGATAATCAATGTAAATCTAAATATGATAaggatatttcaaaatttatccaaattaaaatataggaatagaaatttgagattttaaaaaggaattaCTATTCCTTCAAATGAAAGCATATATATTACTTTGGAATAGCTAttgccaaatttaaaaatttaccaaatatagaaaaaataaatttatagaataaGTATTATATTcctatatttatttcataaaccAAACGTATATCCTACAAATTTTAAGTCTCGTAACTTGTTTcagttattatatatttattataatagtaaaatttttggttttatttttaaaaaagatgatTAACCTACTAAATCAATCAATCTAGGCTAATCTAATTTGTTTGGATAagttgttttatattaattggATTGCATTGGTTTAACAAATCCAAAACCAAATAATCAGTGCTATTTAGATTGGATTTAAGAGACAAAAACCTATGACACTGAtccaaatcaaattgattaaaatataaataattcaaaaaatatatttaaaaaataattagcaaattactgcagtttttgtttttatgtaatatatattaattttcatttagtCAAAACAAGTTTATTTTCCGTTAAACAATAGAATATTTTACACAAGTAAAAAAGGCCAAAAGTTAAATTTTCAACCGCCTAATATGTAAAATAGGATCGGATTGGATTTAATGTTAAATCAGTTTGAATTTGATTGAAGATTACCAAACCGTACGTTATGCCAAAACAGGTCCATTTTGAACTAATGAACACTCTAGTTATTTAAATCTCGGCTCCCATCTTTACAATTCCTGGTGTCTTCAGTATATTGTTTCTTTGATTGGTTACGTTgacttaattaatattaaagagtgcccaaaaataataataataaattttaaaaaataacaaaaccaaCAAACAAGTAATTTTATTCAAGTTCTATTCCACATTGAATAAGAATAATATCATGTTTTACACTTGATAAACGGGTTCATAAACTAATTGGGTATTTAAAGCACTACTATTACACCTTAGCTTATCGCTTAGTTTCAGGCctccttttatttaattaagagTCACTAAAGAGGTCTCCATTAAAATTCTCTATGAAATTCTTAATTTCCTTGCttggtttcaaaatttttgttaccATGATAAACCGATAAATTTGAAGACATGTCAACAGAAAAATCTTTAACAAGGTTTTCCCTGAACTTGATATCCTTGTTTGCTTCAACATTTTGGTTCCCATCATAAACCCACAGATTTGATGATGGTTCAACAACAAAATCTTTACTAATTAGATATTCCCCGTTTGTATCGAAGCTACTTTCCTCCTCATTTGGTTCAACATTTTTGTTACCTTGATAAGTCCACAAATTTGATGATGTTTCAGCAGAAAATTCTTTAGCAAATTGACCACCATTTCTTGAATTTGCTATATTACCAAGTAGACCTTGAATGGCCTTTGGAATTGGTTGGTTCTCCATGATAACTGTCCAATATTCTCCTGGGTCTTTCCTTGCAGTAATGGTATTTGAAAACTGTAtgtccaaaagaaaaagaagaagaagaagaagaagaagaagaagaagaagaagaagaagatgatacaaataaaaaaagttagaaGTAATTCATTTTCTCTCACTGAGATCAAAAGcatttaataatttctttatttttattttttatttttaggattataatataattctaaTCTAAATTTGAGGAGCATACTACTGGATTTCTACAAATGTAGCTAGCCattattatacaaaatatacatcGTGACTTTAATATCATCGCAAGCAGTGATTTAATGAGGAAGTCATAATTCTTCATAATTCATTGTTATtgagtataaatatataagcaAAAAATGCATTAACGTAATTAATAAGGAAAGGATTATTGTACTTGATTAGACGATCTGGAATTTAATGAGTTGAGAACATAATATTTCTTACCAGAAGCAATGATGAGAAGGTGAAGATGATCATCAGCAGAAAGAAAGTTTTCATCTTGGTGTAGACTTATGAGGGTGAAGCTaaattctctttttatttatttatttattttttaattttttttaaatgaaaattttgcgTGAATGGTTGAAGAGGCTAACGTAGATCTTAATATTTATAGACGTTATCATCTATGAGAAGTGAATTATTGAAGGAGACACCCTGCagctaaatatttaatattatcttgATTGATATCATCCATGAGACGTGAATTATTGAAGGAGACACTCTGCagctaaatatttaatattatcttgATTAATTATAtcagaaacatatatatacatatatacatattttattactattattataatcATCTTGAATCTAATATGAAGCAAACACaattttgatatgataaatatttattcaatgCTGCATGGGATCCACCTGTTAAGAATAATTTCCAACACCAAGTGTTTTTGACTGTGCAAGCATGTCACATTCtacaatgaagaaaataaaataaacaattttaaatattttaatgctttGATAATTAAAATACTTTAATTAACTAAGAAAAACCAATGAAATAGGTGGCCTATTAGCCAGCATAAAAATGCAGTCTAAAACCCAGcattaaattaaaagataaataatagaCAGCCAATAGGCCTTCTTTAGGTtgaagaaaaactaaaattaaaactaaagagAAATATTCTAGTGTAGAGGGATTTAGCAGATGTTGAGATCACTTCAAAGTGCCAAAGAGGCTTCAATGTGTAGTAGAAAGGCCACCTATAAATTCCTTATTTTTTCTATGAGCGGTAAATACTTTaagttatatttaaaaaatccaattggttgttttctttttctcttttttattttttatttttttttcattattataccATTCTCTAATTTAAAGAGGAGAGATATAGGTTGAATCCACAATTCCATGAGAATGGATGTGAGAAGCATAACAATTAAGCAAAcctcatttgaatatttatataattgaagAGGCTAATTGAGCTATATATCAACCTCATTTGAATGCATAAAAGATTGAGGAGGATAATTTAAGCTATTATCGATATTTATAGACATACCATACATGAAAGAAGTGCATTATTGAAGGAGACACGCTCcagataaatatttaatattatcttgtggacaaataattaatattatcttgAATTATATGAgaaacatatatgaatatatatttatatatatatatatatatatatagatattatgaataatatatatatattgatattatcTTGAATCTATATGGAACTTAGTTGattttgatatgataaatatttatcCAATATTGCATGGGATCCACTACACTTATACTAATTATGATTTGTGAccaattttttttgaaacaaaaaaatgtcaCCAAAATTTCGTAAACTATATTGCTATTGATATGTAGATCCTCAAATATAATTTGACAAATTGGTCTgtgaattttctaattttttcaattgttgGTTCCTAAATAATTTTCCATCGAAAATTCTATTATCGTAAGAGACCAATATGAGACTTTAATATAGATTATGTAACTAATGtgcaataaacattaaaaaaaacactgaaataatacttttaaatatatttaaataaaataaatattttttattaataattacttaAAAATCTTACGAAATTCAGTTTTTTActaatcattatttattttttattaataattatcctttgaaatatttttaaagggataaaaatttaaaaaaatatatatgtaaattatttattgataattttattacttaaataaaatattatttattttattttattttttcattttttctgttATAAAAGATATATTCGTTATATTTTATGGGaataattataaacatttttacattttaatattgttttttatttaatattctcTTGAAAAGGTACAAACATTGAGtactaaaatttaattttaaatatggtttTGTATAAAACGtataaattttgcatttttatgggtcaaaatttttttaaaatttaaaattatctttgaaaaaatatttttaaaaatatatttctctTATATTTTGTAATCACTGTAAcatattacttaaaaataaaacttttcgtagtaaataaatgaaaaatataaaaagaaatgtaACTAATTGGTATctaattttaagaataaaatttgttgaaaataagctatacatattttgaatttttatactttaaaaaatatttcaaaaggtAAAATACTTCGCAACTTATTTTCATGATAttctattgaaaaaatatttttaaagatttttcaaagtacttagtaaaatattatttagctcttttaatatttattgcaCGTGTAATCCCTGAACTATATAAAAGTTTCACTTTATTCCCTCATAATAATGGAATTTTAGATGGAAAATAAGTTAGGGGCTAATGGtgtaataaattagtaaatttaaagatcaatttgtcaaaaaaatagtttatggaCCTAAGTATAGTATAGTTTAGAAACTTTTGGAGATTAtccctaaaattttaaaatgacagAACTCGATTAGGCAAAAAGGACTTGGTTGCATGGAATTAATGGACACTAAtggttatttatgtatttattattattatttttttatcattatatgcttatttatgtatttattattattttttttatcactatAATAATTTCCTTCCCTCGTCCCGGTGTCTTGACTCGCAGTCGTAGGTGTTAGTAACATTAACTAACACTAATGTTACTAAGTGGCAATAACGAAACAAACTAATTAAACATAACTAAACCATTACATCCACAGCATATAGATAATATCTCAAAGTATCCATCATTTAAGTAAAAGTTGCACAAATAAAATCTAAGACATAAGATGTAACATCCCGATTCGAAAAAATGCTCCGAATTTGCATGTTTgacaaaatttgaccaaggttgattggAATTGATCAAGTGGATCCCatggttgattttttattgtggGAGAAATTTTGCATTGGCCGAGATACCAtggtgaagtactcgtcgatatgagtttgtAGATTAGAATTACGCCAAAATTGGATCTAAGATTAGAAAGTGATGGTTAAAACAAGATACGATCCAAACTAATTGAGGAGCCCTGAGTTGATGTTTTATTGATATGGATTTTAATGTTGACCCATATACTGgggcatgcttaatttggacttaTAATTGAAAAACTGTAAAGTTATGCATATCTTTCTCAAGATTGACTTTGACGGGTAGTGGAAAGATACTATGTGTTACGTTTAAAAAGATACCATATGTCACAACCAAAGAGAGACACTTgtcatccttaaaaaaaaacttatttctttttcctttccctcTCTTTCCTCCCTCACTTGTGAAAAATACCCTCCCtccctccttctctctctctctctctctctctctctctctctctctccctcccctCCCCCGGGTTGGCTAGAATTGATGAACCTCTGGTCACCCATTAGTGACATGCGCTGGCTGCCCGCATAGCCCAATCTCCGGAGAGCTCGGCTGTCGAATTTGGCAGCTGGTTGGCCAGTAGTGTGCCCAGATCAGGCATTGGAAGCCAGCGAAGGTCATTTCTCTTCCTTTGGTGAATCCATCGTGCTCCGTTGTGCCTAGGGTGCACTGTCCCCACTGTCCGACAGCCCACCATACCATCAACGAGTCGAAAAACGACCATGGAGATCGGCAGTGGACACACTGTCTGGCAATCGATACGAGCCATCTCGAGCCGCATTCCCGATCTCTCCTCCCTAATTCGAGTCTTTTGAAGTTGATGGTGGCATTCAATCACTCCAATTTGGGCTCGTTTATGGCTTATGAAGGGGGCAAGTTAGCA contains the following coding sequences:
- the LOC132803328 gene encoding organ-specific protein P4-like — encoded protein: MKTFFLLMIIFTFSSLLLFSNTITARKDPGEYWTVIMENQPIPKAIQGLLGNIANSRNGGQFAKEFSAETSSNLWTYQGNKNVEPNEEESSFDTNGEYLISKDFVVEPSSNLWVYDGNQNVEANKDIKFRENLVKDFSVDMSSNLSVYHGNKNFETKQGN